A portion of the Leptospira noumeaensis genome contains these proteins:
- a CDS encoding DUF1577 domain-containing protein — protein MRPMDQITGKEQKHHVILHYLMNQEMKANWNGQVQSMTVTQELPGGEEIVVDWNEVWPLQQGSSFILSKLLARYLELHCTFVKQIAPHKIQLHVDKVLIAKKERLNPRFTISEDGLVNVTNIVSSKTIIEANMFNIPTLVRVNFEDYRKRMMARSGEAGIMDIFKSGMERKYEVVKSSQKILFIKDATNPESYRSDEEGFINYEDEIDDHVEKLAMASKDKKIKSELILPILYKNELEEIIPIGYYALQTKDNAITEDDLKFYQTQIAEMIERIKDANLMTTVEKFPVLDLSATGLKIRITNSNLVETLPKQKGILLELVFKLQTPFRFFGKIAWAYKETSGDLLVGIEFSGKRTYAEKVRFEENIEIIKNNGKTAA, from the coding sequence ATGCGACCAATGGATCAAATCACAGGCAAAGAACAAAAACACCATGTGATATTACACTATCTTATGAATCAGGAAATGAAGGCGAACTGGAATGGACAAGTCCAATCCATGACCGTAACACAGGAATTACCCGGTGGTGAGGAGATAGTAGTTGATTGGAATGAAGTCTGGCCCCTCCAACAAGGTTCTAGTTTTATCCTTTCTAAACTTTTGGCTCGGTATTTAGAACTTCATTGCACTTTTGTAAAACAAATTGCACCTCACAAAATCCAACTCCATGTAGATAAAGTCCTCATTGCAAAAAAAGAAAGATTAAACCCACGTTTTACGATCTCTGAAGACGGTCTTGTGAATGTTACAAACATTGTTAGTTCCAAAACCATCATCGAAGCCAATATGTTCAACATTCCCACTCTCGTTCGTGTGAACTTCGAAGATTACCGCAAACGAATGATGGCCCGGTCTGGGGAAGCAGGCATTATGGATATATTCAAGTCTGGAATGGAACGAAAGTATGAAGTGGTAAAGTCCTCACAAAAAATTCTTTTTATCAAGGATGCAACAAATCCTGAAAGTTATCGTTCCGATGAAGAAGGTTTTATCAACTACGAAGATGAAATTGATGACCACGTTGAAAAACTAGCAATGGCTTCCAAAGATAAAAAGATAAAGTCGGAACTCATCCTCCCTATTCTTTATAAAAATGAACTAGAAGAAATTATCCCCATTGGTTATTACGCATTACAAACCAAAGACAATGCCATCACTGAAGATGATTTAAAATTTTACCAAACACAAATCGCAGAGATGATTGAAAGGATCAAAGACGCCAACTTAATGACGACTGTGGAAAAATTTCCTGTATTGGATTTGTCTGCCACTGGATTAAAAATTCGAATCACGAATAGCAATTTAGTCGAAACACTTCCTAAACAGAAAGGAATTTTATTAGAACTAGTTTTTAAACTCCAAACACCGTTTCGTTTTTTCGGGAAAATTGCTTGGGCTTATAAAGAAACTTCTGGGGATTTACTTGTCGGAATTGAATTTTCAGGAAAACGTACGTATGCAGAAAAAGTTAGATTTGAAGAGAACATCGAAATCATTAAAAACAATGGAAAAACCGCTGCTTAA
- a CDS encoding FKBP-type peptidyl-prolyl cis-trans isomerase: MKMNIRIASFFLFVLLIPIQAAEKDFQIIDLVVGKGEEAFSGSYVTVHYVGKLTNGNKFDSSRDRNRPFEFNLGAGEVVKGWDKGIKGMRVGGKRKLIIPPELGYGSKTVGSIPANSTLIFEVELLKIY, from the coding sequence ATGAAGATGAATATCCGAATTGCCTCATTTTTCCTTTTTGTTTTATTAATTCCCATCCAAGCAGCAGAAAAGGATTTCCAAATCATCGATTTAGTTGTGGGAAAGGGAGAAGAAGCATTTTCCGGTTCTTACGTCACAGTTCATTACGTGGGTAAACTCACCAACGGAAACAAGTTTGATAGTTCTCGTGACCGCAACCGCCCATTCGAATTCAACTTGGGTGCCGGTGAAGTGGTCAAAGGTTGGGACAAAGGGATCAAAGGAATGCGAGTAGGTGGAAAACGCAAACTCATCATTCCTCCAGAACTAGGTTACGGTAGCAAAACTGTTGGCAGCATTCCCGCAAACTCTACTCTTATTTTTGAAGTGGAACTTCTAAAAATTTACTAA
- a CDS encoding SCO family protein, whose amino-acid sequence MVFFHATCRGICPLIIRNLIQIEPSFSEFHGLKIFSISINPKEDTVPVLQNYRKTYQIKNPNWSLFIRKIFFLFDKDKYLHGIYRAKGTGDVQRLIDDLKN is encoded by the coding sequence GTGGTATTTTTTCATGCCACCTGTCGCGGGATTTGTCCCTTAATCATTCGAAATTTAATCCAAATAGAACCAAGTTTTTCTGAATTTCATGGCCTCAAAATTTTTTCTATCTCTATTAATCCCAAGGAAGATACAGTTCCTGTTTTACAGAATTATCGCAAAACATATCAGATCAAAAATCCGAATTGGAGTTTGTTCATACGGAAAATATTTTTTTTATTTGATAAAGATAAGTATTTACATGGGATCTATCGTGCCAAAGGAACGGGCGATGTACAAAGGTTAATCGACGATTTAAAAAACTAA
- a CDS encoding ABC transporter ATP-binding protein, translating into MKSILTLKQVSKSYDNGFQALKDVNWEVKEGEIHALLGPNGAGKTTLINLICGIVSPSAGEVNVSGFDIISDFKKTRSLIGLVPQELSVHAFETVWASVSFTRGLYGKPANPKYIEEVLKSLSLWDKKDQRIMTLSGGMKRRVLIAKALSHEPKILFLDEPSAGVDVELRKDMWKIVESLRKNGVTIILTTHYIEEAESIADRISVIRKGEIFLTENKDRLMKQLGKKQLRIELKKSLKLIPKSLAKYTLELVDQNSALVFTYDRSDDSSLITKLLDDLKKLKIQFSDLSTKQSSLEEIFVQLLQEAV; encoded by the coding sequence TTGAAATCGATCCTCACTCTAAAACAAGTTTCCAAGTCCTATGACAATGGATTCCAAGCATTAAAGGATGTAAATTGGGAAGTAAAGGAAGGCGAAATCCATGCCCTTCTTGGACCCAATGGAGCCGGAAAAACCACTCTGATCAATTTAATCTGTGGAATCGTTTCACCAAGCGCTGGTGAGGTGAACGTTAGTGGTTTTGATATTATCAGTGACTTTAAAAAAACAAGATCTCTGATTGGACTTGTTCCCCAAGAACTCAGTGTCCATGCATTTGAAACGGTTTGGGCAAGCGTATCTTTTACGCGGGGGCTCTATGGAAAACCAGCCAATCCAAAATACATTGAAGAAGTTTTAAAATCACTTTCCCTTTGGGACAAAAAAGACCAAAGGATTATGACTTTGTCAGGTGGGATGAAACGACGAGTTTTAATCGCCAAAGCATTGTCACACGAACCAAAAATCCTATTTTTAGATGAGCCAAGTGCCGGTGTGGACGTGGAACTACGTAAGGATATGTGGAAGATTGTAGAATCTCTTCGAAAAAATGGAGTTACCATCATCCTTACGACCCACTACATCGAAGAAGCAGAATCCATAGCCGATAGAATTTCTGTGATTAGAAAAGGTGAGATCTTTCTAACCGAAAACAAAGATCGCCTTATGAAACAACTCGGCAAAAAACAACTTCGGATTGAACTGAAAAAAAGTCTAAAACTCATTCCTAAGTCACTGGCCAAATATACATTGGAACTTGTGGATCAAAATTCTGCCCTTGTGTTTACTTATGACCGCTCTGATGATAGTAGCCTCATTACCAAACTTCTGGATGATTTGAAAAAATTAAAAATCCAATTTAGCGATTTGAGTACAAAACAAAGTTCATTAGAAGAAATCTTTGTTCAGTTATTACAGGAGGCTGTATGA
- a CDS encoding patatin-like phospholipase family protein, translated as MVQSSPSNESLKHPKLPKAKGSKRALLVEGGGMKGAFSGGVLYAWNKFLRPNYFDLVVGVSSGACSAAYYVSMPKKEPVKSEMALSVWYKDLSGRKLISFFHPFQGKTLLNQEYLIDFIFRKKVRLESETLDRKNVPHFVVAVSNLHTHSIEYIKATSSNVFDLLKAATSLPIATRGKHLLDGKLYSDAAILNPLPIQDIIEAGYKEIVVIMNSPIRHISGPLTRLTSLLAFPTRRTIRRMMRKLHHLHFNAARELAVKPPKGVKIITVAPDRPLPVKLTTTIRTKLYKTVLLGAKKGEEAIKKILKRKTKKQK; from the coding sequence ATGGTGCAGTCATCTCCATCGAACGAGTCTCTAAAACATCCCAAACTCCCTAAAGCCAAAGGTTCCAAAAGGGCACTCCTTGTGGAAGGAGGGGGAATGAAAGGTGCATTTTCTGGGGGTGTTCTTTATGCTTGGAACAAGTTCTTAAGACCAAATTACTTTGATTTGGTGGTAGGTGTATCTTCGGGGGCATGTTCTGCGGCTTATTATGTATCCATGCCCAAAAAGGAACCTGTTAAAAGTGAGATGGCCCTTTCTGTTTGGTACAAAGACTTATCTGGCAGAAAACTCATTTCATTTTTCCATCCTTTCCAAGGAAAAACCTTACTCAACCAAGAGTATTTGATCGATTTTATCTTTCGTAAAAAAGTAAGATTGGAATCAGAAACTTTGGACAGGAAAAATGTTCCTCATTTCGTAGTAGCAGTCAGTAATTTACATACTCATTCCATCGAATACATCAAAGCCACATCATCCAATGTTTTTGATTTATTAAAAGCAGCCACTTCATTACCCATTGCGACTCGCGGTAAACACCTATTAGATGGTAAACTGTATTCTGATGCTGCCATTCTAAATCCATTACCTATCCAAGACATCATAGAAGCTGGATACAAAGAAATTGTGGTGATTATGAATTCACCGATTCGTCACATCTCAGGTCCACTCACGAGACTTACCAGTTTACTTGCTTTTCCCACACGGCGCACCATCCGCCGAATGATGCGTAAACTCCATCATCTTCATTTTAATGCAGCGCGCGAGTTGGCCGTCAAACCACCGAAAGGTGTGAAAATCATCACTGTGGCACCCGATAGACCTCTTCCTGTGAAACTCACCACAACCATCCGAACCAAACTTTATAAAACGGTTCTTCTTGGCGCAAAGAAG
- a CDS encoding ABC-F family ATP-binding cassette domain-containing protein, which translates to MIKISGLNKQFNGNVLFDDLQFSVNRGERVGLVGRNGHGKSTLVQIILGKSEPDSGNITIPKGYRIGHLEQHLVFTKPTVLEECALGLPEGDEYETWKVERILFGLGFSEKDMERSPDEFSGGYQIRMNLAKLLVSAPDMLILDEPNNYLDIVTIRWLEEFLREWEGEIILITHDRSFMDSVVTHTVAIHRTKAIKVQGDTEKLYTQINQAEEIYEKTRQNEAKKRKQEEIFIAKFKAKASFASRAQSRVKKLEKQGEMKALDTIEDMELYFNSAPFSASQMLSVEEVSFSYDKKTPNLFENFSISVGPEDRICIIGKNGKGKSTLLKLIAGELSPVSGAVKKHPILKEGYFGQTNKLNMNESNTVVQEIMSADSNCSEGKARNIAGGLMFSEDLALKKIKVLSGGEKSRVLLGKILVTPCHLLYLDEPTNHLDMQSCDSLIEAIDNFDGSVIMVTHNEMHLRAVATKLIVFDDDRVFVYDGGYDDFLKDIGWKDETV; encoded by the coding sequence ACGTCTTATTCGATGACTTACAATTCAGCGTCAATCGTGGCGAACGAGTGGGCCTTGTGGGCCGCAATGGACATGGTAAATCAACGCTTGTCCAAATCATCTTAGGAAAATCCGAGCCGGATTCAGGAAACATCACGATCCCCAAAGGATACCGCATTGGACATTTGGAACAACATTTAGTTTTTACAAAACCAACTGTGTTGGAAGAATGTGCCCTTGGTCTTCCAGAAGGGGATGAATACGAAACTTGGAAAGTAGAACGAATTCTTTTTGGTCTTGGGTTCTCAGAAAAAGATATGGAAAGAAGTCCTGATGAATTTTCCGGTGGATACCAAATTCGGATGAACTTGGCTAAACTTCTTGTTTCGGCTCCGGATATGCTGATCCTCGATGAACCAAACAACTATTTGGATATTGTCACCATACGTTGGTTAGAGGAATTTCTTCGGGAATGGGAAGGAGAAATCATCCTCATCACTCACGATAGAAGTTTTATGGATAGTGTTGTGACTCATACCGTAGCCATTCACAGAACTAAAGCCATCAAAGTCCAGGGTGATACTGAAAAGTTATACACGCAGATCAACCAAGCAGAAGAAATTTACGAAAAAACAAGACAGAACGAAGCGAAAAAACGCAAACAAGAAGAGATCTTTATTGCCAAGTTCAAAGCAAAAGCAAGTTTTGCCAGTCGCGCGCAATCCCGTGTTAAGAAGTTAGAAAAACAAGGGGAAATGAAAGCACTCGACACCATTGAAGATATGGAACTTTATTTTAACAGCGCTCCGTTCTCCGCAAGTCAGATGTTAAGTGTCGAAGAGGTTTCATTTTCATATGACAAAAAAACTCCCAACTTATTTGAAAACTTTTCTATCAGTGTAGGTCCAGAAGATCGAATTTGTATCATAGGGAAAAACGGGAAAGGAAAGTCTACTTTACTTAAGTTAATTGCAGGTGAGTTAAGCCCAGTTTCAGGTGCCGTCAAAAAACATCCTATTTTGAAAGAAGGATACTTTGGCCAAACCAACAAACTGAACATGAACGAAAGTAACACCGTAGTCCAAGAGATCATGAGTGCGGATTCGAATTGTTCGGAAGGGAAAGCAAGGAACATTGCCGGTGGACTTATGTTTTCCGAAGACCTGGCCTTAAAAAAGATTAAGGTTCTCTCTGGGGGAGAAAAGAGTCGGGTGTTACTTGGGAAAATTTTAGTCACACCTTGCCATTTATTGTATTTGGATGAACCGACAAACCACTTGGACATGCAGTCTTGTGACTCACTCATTGAAGCCATCGATAACTTTGATGGTTCCGTAATCATGGTCACTCACAATGAAATGCACTTGCGTGCTGTGGCCACAAAACTAATTGTATTCGATGATGACCGAGTTTTTGTTTATGACGGGGGTTATGACGACTTCCTGAAAGACATTGGCTGGAAGGATGAAACCGTTTGA
- a CDS encoding ABC transporter permease, protein MNFYAIKSIYRFEMARTFRTLLQSIASPVLSTSLYFIVFGSAIGSRIQEIDGIHYGSFIVPGLVMLSLLTESISNASFGIYFPKFNGTIYEILSAPVTMWEVVIGYVGAAATKSLMLGVLMLITASFFVPIRIDHPILMVFFLVLTCVSFSLFGFVIGIWADSFEKLQMIPMLVITPLVFLGGSFYSIQMLPPFWQKLSMFNPVLYLVSGFRYSFFERADVALSVSISMILVFLTVCLTVTWIIFRTGYKIKN, encoded by the coding sequence ATGAATTTTTACGCAATCAAGTCAATTTACAGATTTGAAATGGCAAGAACGTTTCGAACACTATTACAAAGTATTGCTTCCCCTGTACTTTCGACTTCGTTATACTTTATTGTATTTGGATCGGCTATTGGATCTCGTATTCAAGAGATAGATGGAATCCATTACGGAAGTTTCATTGTTCCCGGCCTTGTGATGTTATCACTTCTTACAGAAAGTATATCCAATGCTTCTTTTGGAATTTATTTTCCTAAGTTCAATGGAACCATTTATGAAATCCTTTCAGCACCGGTTACCATGTGGGAAGTTGTGATTGGGTATGTGGGTGCTGCGGCCACAAAATCACTGATGCTTGGTGTGTTAATGCTCATCACTGCATCCTTTTTTGTTCCCATTCGTATTGATCACCCCATCCTAATGGTATTTTTTTTGGTGCTAACTTGTGTTAGTTTTAGTTTGTTTGGGTTTGTAATCGGAATTTGGGCGGATAGTTTTGAAAAACTCCAAATGATTCCCATGCTCGTCATCACTCCCCTTGTATTTCTTGGCGGAAGTTTTTACTCCATCCAGATGTTACCACCGTTTTGGCAAAAACTCAGTATGTTTAATCCGGTTCTGTATTTGGTGAGTGGGTTTCGGTATAGTTTTTTTGAAAGGGCTGATGTGGCACTTTCTGTGAGTATTTCGATGATCCTTGTGTTTTTGACAGTTTGTTTGACTGTAACTTGGATTATTTTTAGAACGGGATATAAAATTAAAAACTAA